AAGTTGACACCTTTTTTGAGCTTAAAAATTTGAATTGGGAAAATCGGGGTCTCCCCTTTTCCTAGTCCAGCTTGCGTTGCTCGTAACAATTGCTTAATTAAGAGTCTTCCTTCTCTTGAGGTATCTGTCCCGTAATTGATAGAAATAAACGGAACTTGTCCACCACCTCGGCTATGCATACTATTTGAATTATGGATAAAAGCTTCACAGGCTTGATACGTATCATTTTCTGTTTCCTTCCATGCAAACTCTTCTATTTGCTCTTTCGTTAACGGATAGGAAGCTAATCTTTTCTTATTTCGCTCAAAAGTTTTTCTTACATACGGGGATAAATCCATGTCAAACAATGCGAATGATTGACCACCATGCTGCATATTTTGATTCGCTTGAAAAATAATAGAAGAAAGAGCTAATGCACTTTTAATATCTTGTGGCTGTCTCATATGCCCGTGCCCCGTATGAAAACCGTCCGCAAGCATTTGCGCTAATGGAATTTGTGAACAAGTTGTCGTACCTGTCGCATAAAAATCTAAATCATGTGGATATAATATATTTTGATTCATTGCTTTTTTCACTTGATCTGATAAAAGCTTTTCTACCGCATAATATTTTGCACTCTCAGATGCGAACGTTCCCATCATTCCCATTGGAGACCGTCCATCTACATTTGCATTTTCTTGTATTAAGTCTTGTTCATTGCCATGGACAATTGCCCCAAAAATCCCCATTAATTTTTCTCCATACACACTTTGATTCAACATTTGTAACCCTCCATCAATATCTTGTTATCTTTTTTATAAATGATACTACATATAGTTATATTGGTTTTGTGAAAAATGTAACATTACTGTGAAAACTTTTTTAAGAAATAATGAATTTTTCATTTATAAAAAAGAAATGTGCTCTTTACAAATGTATGGTACAATATACGGGAAAAACTCTTTTTACCCTTTATCAACACATTTGAATAAAGGAGACTGAACTTATGCTTATTACATATCTTTTATTTATCGTTGCCTATTTACTCGGCTCGATTCCATTTGCACTTGTTGTTGGAAAAGTTGGTTATGGAATCGACATTCGCGAGCATGGAAGCGGTAATTTAGGCGGGACAAACACATTCCGTACGCTAGGGAAAAAAGCAGGTTTTATCGTTACAATTGCTGACATTTTAAAGGGTACGTTGGCAACAGGCCTGCCTCTTATTTTTGGATTAGATGTTCATCCTCTATGGTTTGGATTAGCGGCTGTTCTTGGACATGTATATCCGATTTTTGCAAAATTCCGTGGGGGAAAAGCAGTAGCAACTTCTGCTGGAGTACTTTTATGCTATTCACCAGTTGTTTTTGTAATATTAGCTGTTGTCTTC
The DNA window shown above is from Bacillus clarus and carries:
- the plsY gene encoding glycerol-3-phosphate 1-O-acyltransferase PlsY, giving the protein MLITYLLFIVAYLLGSIPFALVVGKVGYGIDIREHGSGNLGGTNTFRTLGKKAGFIVTIADILKGTLATGLPLIFGLDVHPLWFGLAAVLGHVYPIFAKFRGGKAVATSAGVLLCYSPVVFVILAVVFFTLLFSTRYVSLSSMVTAVIAVIASIINGDKIFIIAMCLLAGMVIYRHRANIGRIINKTEPKANFSKKQK